The Burkholderia cepacia ATCC 25416 genome includes a window with the following:
- a CDS encoding FdhF/YdeP family oxidoreductase produces the protein MKKKSATARIEPYTHPAAGWGALKAVTINLIKEKVTGGNYRTLLRQNQPDGFDCPGCAWPDRQHASTFEFCENGVKAVAAEATSKRVTPEFFAAHTVTELLEQTDFELEQHGRLTDPMVYDAQTDRYVPIAWDDAFELIARHLRALPDPNQAAFYTSGRASNEAAFLYQLLVRLYGTNNFPDCSNMCHEATSRGLPPSVGVGKGTVTLDDFEHADTLLIFGQNPATNHPRMMGELRECAKRGATIVSINPLKERGLERFADPQSPIEMLTMSGTKIASTFIQPTIGGDFALIKGIAKRVLELDDAARAAGTPRVLDTAFIGEHTAGFDAFADDLRNESWSALTAESGVPYEQIDSLGQLYARSERVIATWGMGITQHKHSVATVQMLTNLMLMRGNIGRPGAGLCPVRGHSNVQGNRTVGIEEKPSQAFLDRLGHVFDFEPPRHHGYDVVETIEGMLEGHVKVLIGLGGNFAMATPDTPRTWEGMRRCDLSVHITTKLNRSHLIHGRDALILPTLGRTEIDLQDNVAQGVTVEDSMSMVHVSYGMNKPASPNLMSEPAIVAHIGHALFGSGKVDWLAYKDDYAKIRDAIEATLDGFYDYNTRIARPGGFHLRVASRDREWLTPTGKANFIAHPLPADTPIQRARALHGERLMTLMTTRSHDQYNTTVYGLDDRYRGVFGQRRVVFANRDDLAMLGLKAGEWVDMETVWHDGIERRADGFLLVEYDIPRGCIGAYYPETNPLVPLDSVGDVCNTPTSKSVPVLLHRAAAPASIAA, from the coding sequence ATGAAAAAGAAATCCGCTACCGCGCGCATCGAACCGTACACCCACCCGGCCGCCGGCTGGGGGGCGCTGAAGGCCGTCACGATCAACCTGATCAAGGAAAAGGTCACCGGCGGCAACTACCGCACGCTGCTGCGCCAGAACCAGCCGGACGGCTTCGACTGCCCCGGCTGCGCATGGCCCGACCGCCAGCACGCATCGACGTTCGAATTCTGCGAAAACGGCGTGAAGGCCGTGGCCGCCGAAGCGACCAGCAAGCGCGTGACGCCCGAATTCTTCGCCGCGCACACGGTCACCGAGCTGCTCGAACAGACGGACTTCGAACTCGAGCAGCACGGCCGGCTCACCGACCCGATGGTGTACGACGCGCAGACCGACCGCTACGTGCCGATCGCATGGGACGACGCGTTCGAGCTGATCGCGCGCCACCTGCGCGCGCTGCCCGATCCGAACCAGGCCGCGTTCTACACGTCCGGGCGCGCGAGCAACGAAGCGGCGTTCCTGTACCAGCTGCTCGTGCGGCTGTACGGCACGAACAACTTCCCCGACTGCTCGAACATGTGCCACGAGGCGACGAGCCGCGGGCTGCCGCCGTCGGTCGGCGTCGGCAAGGGCACCGTCACGCTCGACGATTTCGAGCACGCCGACACGCTGCTGATCTTCGGCCAGAACCCGGCCACCAACCACCCGCGGATGATGGGCGAGCTGCGCGAATGCGCGAAGCGCGGCGCGACGATCGTGTCGATCAACCCGCTCAAGGAGCGCGGCCTCGAACGCTTCGCCGATCCGCAAAGCCCGATCGAGATGCTGACGATGTCGGGCACGAAGATCGCATCGACGTTCATCCAGCCGACGATCGGCGGCGATTTCGCGCTGATCAAGGGGATCGCGAAGCGCGTGCTCGAACTCGACGACGCCGCGCGCGCCGCCGGTACGCCGCGCGTGCTCGACACCGCGTTCATCGGCGAGCACACGGCCGGATTCGACGCGTTTGCCGACGATCTTCGCAACGAAAGCTGGTCCGCGCTGACCGCCGAAAGCGGCGTGCCGTACGAACAGATCGACAGCCTCGGGCAGCTCTACGCGCGCAGCGAACGCGTGATCGCGACGTGGGGGATGGGCATCACGCAGCACAAGCATTCGGTCGCGACCGTGCAGATGCTGACGAACCTGATGCTGATGCGCGGCAACATCGGCCGTCCCGGCGCCGGCCTGTGCCCGGTGCGCGGCCACTCGAACGTGCAGGGCAACCGCACGGTCGGGATCGAGGAAAAGCCGTCGCAGGCGTTCCTCGACCGGCTCGGCCACGTGTTCGATTTCGAACCGCCGCGCCACCACGGCTACGACGTCGTCGAGACGATCGAAGGCATGCTCGAAGGCCACGTGAAGGTGCTGATCGGCCTCGGCGGCAACTTCGCGATGGCGACGCCCGACACGCCGCGCACGTGGGAAGGCATGCGCCGCTGCGATCTTTCCGTGCACATCACGACGAAGCTGAACCGCAGCCACCTGATCCACGGCCGCGACGCGCTGATCCTGCCGACGCTCGGCCGCACCGAGATCGACCTGCAGGACAACGTCGCGCAAGGCGTGACGGTCGAGGATTCGATGAGCATGGTCCACGTGTCGTACGGGATGAACAAGCCGGCCTCGCCGAACCTGATGTCGGAGCCCGCGATCGTCGCGCACATCGGTCATGCGCTGTTCGGCAGCGGCAAGGTCGACTGGCTCGCCTACAAGGACGATTACGCGAAGATCCGCGACGCGATCGAGGCCACCCTCGACGGCTTCTACGACTACAACACGCGCATCGCGCGGCCGGGCGGCTTCCACCTGCGCGTCGCGTCGCGCGACCGCGAATGGCTCACGCCGACGGGCAAGGCGAACTTCATCGCGCACCCGCTGCCCGCCGACACGCCGATCCAGCGCGCCCGCGCGCTGCACGGCGAACGCCTGATGACGCTGATGACGACGCGCTCGCACGACCAGTACAACACGACCGTCTACGGGCTCGACGACCGCTATCGCGGCGTGTTCGGCCAGCGCCGCGTGGTGTTCGCCAACCGCGACGATCTCGCGATGCTCGGCCTGAAGGCCGGCGAATGGGTCGACATGGAAACCGTGTGGCACGACGGCATCGAGCGGCGCGCGGACGGCTTCCTGCTCGTCGAGTACGACATCCCGCGCGGCTGCATCGGCGCGTACTACCCGGAAACCAACCCGCTGGTGCCGCTCGACAGCGTCGGCGACGTGTGCAACACGCCGACGTCGAAGTCGGTACCCGTGCTGCTGCATCGCGCGGCCGCGCCGGCATCGATCGCCGCCTGA
- a CDS encoding ABC transporter substrate-binding protein — MKHLLSRLFVSAALVALVPALPAQAATPPGIFVVATQLGEFTTLDPSGIYELVPSEYVANTYERLVRVDLKDPTRFDGQIAQSWTVGADGVTYTFKLRPGLTFHSGNPVTADDVAWSLQRTILLDKGPAGVLADLGLTKANVAQKVRVVDPQTVVLETDRKYAPSFVLNVLSACPASVFDKKLLLSHQQGNDFGSGWLRTNDAGSGPYQLVKWTPNETIVLQRFEKYRTPYPMKRVVLRHVPEASAQRLLLENGDADAARNLSPDSLAALTKAGKIKVASWPVSALLYLSLNTKNPNLAKPEVQQAMKWLVDYDGIQRNIVSTTYKVHETFLPEGFLGASNARPYKQDVAKAKALLAKAGLPNGFDVTMDMPNDYPYLEIAQALQANFALGGIRVKLIPGDAKQAIGKYRARQHDIFVGEWSPDYMDPNSNARGFAWNPDNSDQSPTKMLAWRNSWDIPQLTKDTEAALVEPSPAKRAQRYEALQKAVLANSPFIIMFEKVVQVATRPGVTGPEIGPINDLVSYRTLAK, encoded by the coding sequence ATGAAGCACCTGCTGTCCCGGCTGTTCGTCAGCGCCGCGCTCGTCGCGCTTGTTCCGGCGCTGCCGGCGCAGGCGGCCACGCCGCCCGGCATCTTCGTCGTCGCCACGCAGCTCGGCGAATTCACGACCCTCGACCCGAGCGGGATTTACGAACTGGTGCCGTCGGAGTACGTCGCGAATACCTACGAACGGCTCGTGCGCGTCGACCTGAAGGACCCGACGCGCTTCGACGGGCAGATCGCGCAATCGTGGACGGTCGGCGCCGACGGCGTGACCTACACGTTCAAGCTGCGCCCCGGCCTCACGTTCCATTCCGGCAACCCGGTCACCGCCGACGACGTCGCGTGGTCGCTGCAGCGCACCATCCTGCTCGACAAGGGCCCGGCCGGCGTGCTCGCCGACCTCGGCCTCACGAAGGCGAACGTGGCGCAGAAGGTGCGCGTGGTCGATCCGCAGACCGTCGTGCTCGAAACCGACCGCAAGTACGCACCGAGCTTCGTGCTCAACGTGCTGAGCGCATGCCCGGCATCGGTCTTCGACAAGAAGCTGCTGCTGTCGCACCAGCAGGGCAACGATTTCGGCAGCGGCTGGCTCCGGACCAACGACGCTGGCTCGGGCCCGTACCAGCTCGTCAAGTGGACGCCCAACGAGACCATCGTGCTGCAGCGCTTCGAGAAATACCGCACGCCGTACCCGATGAAACGCGTCGTCCTGCGCCACGTGCCCGAAGCGTCCGCGCAACGGTTGCTGCTGGAGAACGGCGACGCCGACGCCGCGCGCAACCTGAGCCCCGACAGCCTCGCCGCGCTGACGAAGGCCGGCAAGATCAAGGTCGCATCGTGGCCGGTGTCCGCGCTGCTGTACCTGAGCCTGAACACGAAGAACCCGAACCTCGCGAAACCCGAGGTGCAGCAGGCGATGAAATGGCTGGTCGACTATGACGGCATCCAGCGCAACATCGTCAGCACGACGTACAAGGTGCATGAAACCTTCCTGCCCGAAGGCTTCCTCGGCGCGTCGAACGCGCGGCCGTACAAGCAGGACGTCGCGAAGGCGAAGGCGCTGCTCGCCAAGGCCGGCCTGCCGAACGGCTTCGACGTGACGATGGACATGCCGAACGACTATCCGTACCTCGAGATCGCGCAGGCGCTGCAGGCGAACTTCGCGCTGGGCGGCATCCGCGTGAAGCTGATTCCGGGCGATGCGAAGCAGGCGATCGGCAAGTATCGCGCGCGCCAGCACGACATCTTCGTCGGCGAATGGTCGCCCGACTACATGGACCCGAACAGCAATGCGCGCGGCTTCGCGTGGAATCCGGACAACTCCGACCAGTCGCCGACGAAGATGCTCGCGTGGCGCAACAGCTGGGACATTCCGCAACTGACGAAGGACACCGAGGCCGCGCTCGTCGAGCCGTCGCCCGCGAAACGCGCGCAGCGTTACGAAGCGCTGCAGAAGGCCGTGCTCGCGAACTCGCCGTTCATCATCATGTTCGAGAAGGTCGTGCAGGTCGCGACGCGCCCCGGCGTGACCGGGCCGGAAATCGGGCCGATCAACGACCTCGTGTCATACCGCACGCTCGCGAAATAA
- a CDS encoding FUSC family protein: MKFALPDLPPRAAFRTVLRDARPTLPPGALAFALRNTAASLLALYIAFRMNLDDPKWAASTVWIVAQGSRGMGLSKSQYRILGTAIGAVVALVLTGAFAQTPELFLPALAAWIGLCAGVATFQRNFRAYAAVLAGYTAAIVAMDAVSAPLHAFDIAVARFLYVVVGILCGALFDTVFAPGAPLDDVRTRLRRYLDRAAAVGAGALRREPNVAAVHRLFADALELDTAAEYAATGAPPVRNAIGHLRTAVLGVLSAQAAGQALHDHAARSGGTPDPLVADAAQVLDGVAASGEAGAALTALRARVDDAVRAEAAEPAGSDPSRLLTLDRLAALLAGFDAAFAGKAWLDLPNPPASRVRYAFHHDPVLAWHNGMRAFIAVLIAAAFWIVTAWPSGAGFVAITGVVCALFSTRPNSVGATVGFLKGAACAAVAGALCNFVLLPAVSGFEMLAYILGVFTIGAGIAMRHPRAAGIGSGFSIFFWNFTSPDNTARIGDAAFLNSALATLLGIAFGAMVFALVFPGDPGASRRRLHCAVRADLARIARNPRAWPASAWLSRTADRLGRELGFAGRLPATLIERDLRDLLAAWTIGDSLLALAELAAREPAARRAVALVRGRVGLADFARLERACGAAARVLLRRVTEVDSDDGRALLRGVVLLRTIAETAAAHDGFLRGRRD; this comes from the coding sequence ATGAAATTCGCCTTGCCCGATCTGCCGCCGCGCGCGGCCTTCCGCACCGTGCTGCGCGACGCACGGCCCACGCTGCCGCCCGGTGCGCTCGCCTTCGCGTTGCGCAATACGGCCGCGTCGCTGCTCGCGCTCTACATTGCCTTCCGGATGAATCTCGACGACCCGAAATGGGCCGCATCGACGGTGTGGATCGTCGCGCAGGGCAGCCGCGGGATGGGCTTGTCGAAGAGCCAGTACCGGATTCTCGGCACCGCGATCGGCGCGGTCGTCGCGCTCGTGCTGACCGGTGCATTCGCGCAGACCCCCGAACTGTTCCTGCCGGCGCTCGCCGCCTGGATCGGCCTGTGCGCGGGCGTCGCGACGTTCCAGCGGAATTTCCGCGCCTATGCGGCGGTGCTCGCCGGCTACACGGCCGCGATCGTCGCGATGGATGCGGTATCCGCGCCGTTGCACGCGTTCGACATCGCGGTCGCGCGGTTCCTCTACGTGGTGGTCGGCATCCTGTGCGGCGCGCTGTTCGATACGGTCTTCGCGCCGGGCGCGCCGCTGGACGATGTCCGTACGCGGCTCAGGCGCTATCTCGACCGCGCGGCGGCGGTCGGCGCGGGTGCGCTGCGCCGCGAGCCGAACGTCGCTGCCGTGCACCGGCTGTTCGCGGATGCGCTCGAACTCGACACGGCGGCCGAATATGCGGCCACCGGCGCGCCGCCGGTGCGTAACGCGATCGGTCATCTGCGCACGGCGGTGCTGGGCGTGCTGTCCGCGCAGGCCGCGGGGCAGGCGTTGCACGATCACGCGGCGCGCAGCGGCGGCACGCCGGACCCGCTGGTCGCCGATGCCGCGCAGGTGCTCGACGGCGTGGCGGCGTCGGGCGAAGCGGGCGCCGCGCTCACCGCATTGCGGGCGCGCGTGGACGACGCGGTGCGCGCCGAGGCCGCGGAGCCGGCCGGCTCGGACCCGTCGCGCCTGCTCACGCTCGACCGGCTGGCGGCGCTGCTTGCCGGGTTCGACGCCGCCTTTGCGGGCAAGGCGTGGCTGGACCTGCCGAATCCGCCGGCGTCGCGGGTGCGCTATGCGTTCCACCACGATCCGGTGCTCGCGTGGCACAACGGGATGCGCGCGTTCATCGCGGTGCTGATCGCCGCGGCGTTCTGGATCGTGACGGCGTGGCCGTCGGGCGCCGGGTTCGTCGCGATCACGGGGGTGGTCTGCGCGCTGTTCTCGACGCGCCCGAACTCGGTGGGCGCCACCGTCGGCTTCCTGAAAGGAGCCGCCTGCGCGGCGGTCGCGGGCGCCCTTTGCAACTTCGTGCTGCTGCCGGCGGTGTCGGGCTTCGAGATGCTCGCATACATCCTCGGCGTGTTCACGATCGGCGCGGGCATCGCAATGCGTCATCCACGCGCGGCCGGCATCGGTAGCGGCTTCTCGATCTTCTTCTGGAATTTCACGTCGCCGGACAATACGGCGCGCATCGGCGACGCCGCCTTTCTCAATTCGGCGCTTGCCACGCTGCTCGGCATCGCGTTCGGCGCGATGGTGTTCGCGCTCGTGTTCCCCGGCGATCCCGGCGCGAGCCGGCGGCGCCTGCATTGCGCGGTGCGCGCCGACCTCGCACGCATCGCACGCAATCCACGGGCGTGGCCGGCGAGCGCGTGGCTGAGCCGCACGGCCGACCGTCTCGGGCGCGAGCTCGGCTTCGCGGGCCGTCTGCCAGCCACCCTCATCGAGCGCGACCTGCGCGACTTGCTCGCGGCCTGGACGATCGGCGACAGCCTGTTGGCGCTGGCCGAACTGGCGGCGCGCGAGCCGGCGGCGCGCCGTGCGGTCGCGTTGGTGCGGGGGCGGGTCGGGCTCGCGGATTTCGCCCGGCTCGAGCGGGCTTGCGGCGCGGCGGCCCGCGTGCTGCTGCGGCGCGTGACCGAGGTCGACAGCGACGACGGGCGCGCGCTGCTGCGCGGTGTCGTGCTGCTGCGGACGATCGCGGAGACGGCGGCCGCGCATGACGGCTTCCTGCGCGGCCGTCGGGATTGA
- a CDS encoding LysR family transcriptional regulator has protein sequence MNFESIRIFLRVVERGNFTAAATQLDMPLSRVSRKVKQLEDDLGVQLLYRTTRRVSVTEAGRDYYERCLRAEDILLDADRQARALRMAPEGTLRVLVPYSIGLFELEPALAEFRRRYPLVQLVLIYDNNPLDLVEHGFDVALRAGLLTDSSYIARSLGWSQAKLAASPAYLDRVGRPATPQDLARHDLLLVGRDAPGLTLRLTNAAGEVADVPVRPVLITNESVTVLRQAASGGGIALASTHYTARRLERNELEIVLPDWHRADDVELHVLYPRRATLDSKVRAFVDFLAELFTAWRTAP, from the coding sequence ATGAACTTCGAAAGCATCCGCATATTCCTGCGCGTGGTCGAGCGCGGCAACTTCACCGCCGCCGCCACGCAACTCGACATGCCGCTCAGCCGCGTGAGCCGCAAGGTCAAGCAGCTCGAGGACGATCTCGGCGTCCAGCTGCTGTACCGGACCACGCGCCGCGTGTCCGTCACCGAGGCCGGACGCGACTACTACGAGCGCTGCCTGCGCGCCGAGGACATCCTGCTCGACGCGGACCGCCAGGCCCGCGCGCTGCGCATGGCGCCGGAAGGCACGCTGCGCGTGCTGGTGCCCTACTCGATCGGCCTGTTCGAACTGGAGCCGGCGCTCGCCGAGTTTCGCCGGCGCTACCCGCTCGTCCAGCTCGTGCTGATCTACGACAACAACCCGCTCGATCTCGTCGAGCACGGCTTCGACGTCGCGCTGCGCGCGGGCTTGCTGACCGACTCCAGCTACATCGCACGCTCGCTCGGCTGGTCGCAGGCGAAGCTCGCGGCGAGCCCCGCCTATCTCGACCGCGTCGGCCGGCCCGCCACGCCGCAGGACCTTGCGCGGCACGACCTGCTGCTCGTCGGCCGCGACGCGCCCGGCCTGACGCTGCGGCTCACCAATGCGGCCGGCGAAGTCGCCGACGTGCCGGTGCGGCCGGTGCTGATCACCAACGAATCGGTGACGGTGCTGCGCCAGGCCGCGAGCGGCGGCGGCATCGCGCTGGCCTCGACGCACTACACGGCCCGCCGGCTCGAACGGAACGAACTCGAAATCGTGCTGCCCGACTGGCACCGGGCCGACGACGTCGAACTGCACGTGCTGTACCCGCGGCGCGCGACGCTCGACAGCAAGGTGCGCGCGTTCGTCGATTTCCTCGCGGAACTGTTCACCGCATGGCGAACCGCACCGTAA
- a CDS encoding class I SAM-dependent methyltransferase, whose product MRTLQQLRMEFLQYKIEPIGWLGDSPSRFDFYTQTAAGCDTILELGVFTGLTTTAFLLAQPKRLVSVDISDEYFQIRPELEQAAKDLSIDFEFRIADDLAMEPLAADLLFIDTTHTYEQTLAELNRFGPLARKKIVLHDMTVAGVYQAVFQWLWDNKQFHITYHDSRGCGAVVCERHVGY is encoded by the coding sequence ATGCGCACGCTACAACAACTGCGAATGGAGTTCCTTCAGTACAAGATCGAGCCGATCGGCTGGCTCGGCGACAGCCCCTCCCGCTTCGATTTCTATACGCAAACGGCCGCCGGATGCGACACCATCCTGGAGCTCGGCGTGTTCACCGGGCTGACCACGACGGCCTTCCTGCTCGCGCAGCCGAAGCGCCTCGTGTCGGTCGACATCTCCGACGAGTATTTCCAGATCCGGCCCGAACTGGAGCAGGCGGCGAAAGACCTGTCGATCGACTTCGAATTCCGGATCGCCGACGATCTCGCGATGGAGCCGCTCGCCGCCGACCTGCTGTTCATCGACACCACCCATACGTACGAGCAGACGCTCGCCGAACTGAACCGTTTCGGCCCGCTGGCGCGCAAGAAGATCGTGCTGCACGACATGACCGTGGCCGGCGTGTACCAGGCGGTGTTCCAGTGGCTGTGGGACAACAAGCAGTTTCATATTACGTATCACGACAGCCGCGGTTGCGGCGCGGTCGTCTGCGAGCGCCACGTCGGCTACTGA
- a CDS encoding bestrophin family protein produces the protein MIVRPREHWLRMLLVWNGSVLPTILPQLVLTLAISVVAVWGGGRVLGEKVPLNPTPFTLIGLTLAIFAGFRNNASYERYREGRQLWGGVLTATRTLVSQALCYGAIDDDDASRQAFVRKVVAFVYALKHQLRGTDPAADLRTLLDGAACTRIAAARYAPVAIVHELREAFAARADAGRLADTRLWMLDARLDDLVAMVSGCERIASTPIPFSYDVLLHRTIYAYCVLLPFGLVDSIGAATPFVTVFVAYTLIALDAIAHAIAEPFGDGPNHLALDAMTRTIERTLLELNREPLPAEVTPGKAYRLS, from the coding sequence ATGATCGTTCGTCCGCGCGAGCACTGGCTGCGGATGCTGCTCGTCTGGAACGGATCGGTGCTGCCGACCATCCTGCCGCAACTCGTGCTGACGCTCGCGATCAGCGTCGTCGCGGTGTGGGGCGGCGGCCGCGTGCTCGGCGAGAAGGTGCCGCTGAACCCGACGCCGTTCACGCTGATCGGCCTCACGCTCGCGATCTTCGCGGGGTTTCGCAACAATGCGAGCTACGAACGCTACCGCGAGGGCCGTCAGCTGTGGGGCGGCGTGCTGACCGCCACGCGCACGCTGGTATCGCAGGCGCTCTGCTACGGCGCGATCGACGATGACGACGCGTCACGGCAGGCGTTCGTGCGCAAGGTCGTCGCGTTCGTCTATGCGCTGAAGCATCAGCTGCGCGGCACCGATCCGGCGGCCGACCTGCGCACGCTGCTCGACGGCGCCGCCTGTACGCGTATCGCCGCCGCCCGGTATGCGCCGGTCGCGATCGTTCACGAACTGCGCGAAGCATTCGCCGCGCGCGCCGACGCCGGGCGCCTCGCCGATACGCGACTGTGGATGCTCGACGCACGCCTCGACGATCTCGTCGCGATGGTGAGCGGCTGCGAGCGCATCGCGTCGACGCCGATCCCGTTCTCGTATGACGTGCTGCTGCACCGGACCATCTATGCGTACTGCGTGCTGCTGCCGTTCGGCCTCGTCGATTCGATCGGCGCGGCAACGCCGTTCGTCACCGTGTTCGTCGCCTATACGCTGATCGCGCTCGACGCGATCGCCCATGCGATCGCCGAACCGTTCGGCGACGGGCCGAACCATCTCGCGCTCGATGCCATGACGCGGACGATCGAGCGCACGCTGCTCGAACTGAACCGCGAGCCGCTACCGGCGGAAGTGACGCCCGGCAAGGCCTATCGCCTCAGTTGA
- a CDS encoding DHA2 family efflux MFS transporter permease subunit: protein MSTPSSPAPLSGGKLAIGTIAVSLAMFMNVLDSSIANVAIPTISGDLGVSVDEGTWVITIFAAANAVSIPLTGWLTQRFGQVRLFVTSILLFVFASWLCGIAPNLPTLLAARILQGAVAGPLAPLSQALLLGAWPRQKSSSALALWSMTALVGPIAGPSLGGWITYDYNWSWIFYINIPVGFFAAAVTWIVFRDRESATRRLPIDTVGLLLLVLWVASLQIMLDKGKDLDWFNSPVVVALGIVALIGFAFFLVWELHEANPIVDLRLFTQRNFAGGTIAISVAYGMFFGTLVLLPQWMQGYLGYRAVDSGLATAPLGVFAILLTPVMGRLLPRTDPRYIATLAFVGFAVVFMMRTTFYTDVSRWDLVLPTLLQGIPMAMFFVPLTSIILSGLPPEKIPAAAGLSNFGRTFCGAVGTSLISNAWNDRTILHHARLTEQASIDNPTFAQHVDTTRSLLHLSPDSALALFNSSVDSQAAVMGLNDIFYVSAIIFVAIIPLIWITKPSRSGGGDADAAAAGAH from the coding sequence ATGTCCACTCCGTCATCTCCAGCCCCGCTGTCGGGCGGCAAGCTCGCGATCGGCACGATCGCGGTATCGCTCGCGATGTTCATGAACGTGCTCGACTCGTCGATCGCGAACGTCGCCATTCCGACCATCTCGGGCGACCTCGGCGTGTCGGTCGACGAAGGCACGTGGGTCATCACGATCTTTGCGGCCGCGAACGCGGTGTCGATTCCGTTGACGGGCTGGCTCACGCAGCGCTTCGGCCAGGTACGCCTGTTCGTCACGTCGATCCTGCTGTTCGTGTTCGCGTCGTGGCTGTGCGGGATCGCGCCGAACCTGCCGACGCTGCTCGCCGCGCGAATCCTGCAGGGCGCGGTCGCCGGGCCGCTCGCGCCGCTGTCGCAGGCGCTGCTGCTCGGCGCGTGGCCGCGGCAGAAATCGTCGAGCGCGCTGGCGCTGTGGTCGATGACGGCGCTCGTCGGCCCGATCGCCGGGCCGTCGCTCGGCGGCTGGATCACGTACGACTACAACTGGTCGTGGATCTTCTACATCAACATCCCGGTGGGCTTCTTCGCGGCCGCCGTCACGTGGATCGTGTTCCGGGATCGCGAATCGGCCACGCGCCGCCTGCCGATCGATACGGTCGGCCTGCTGCTGCTCGTGCTGTGGGTCGCGTCGCTGCAGATCATGCTCGACAAGGGCAAGGATCTCGACTGGTTCAACTCGCCCGTCGTCGTCGCGCTCGGCATCGTCGCGCTGATCGGCTTCGCGTTCTTCCTCGTGTGGGAGCTGCACGAGGCCAACCCGATCGTCGACCTGCGGCTCTTCACGCAGCGCAATTTCGCAGGCGGCACGATCGCGATCTCGGTCGCCTACGGGATGTTCTTCGGCACGCTCGTGCTGCTGCCGCAGTGGATGCAGGGCTATCTCGGCTACCGCGCGGTCGATTCGGGGCTCGCCACCGCGCCGCTCGGGGTGTTCGCGATCCTGCTCACGCCGGTCATGGGGCGCCTGCTGCCGCGCACCGATCCGCGCTACATCGCGACGCTCGCGTTCGTCGGCTTCGCGGTCGTGTTCATGATGCGCACGACCTTCTATACCGACGTGTCGCGCTGGGACCTCGTGCTGCCGACGCTGCTGCAAGGCATCCCGATGGCGATGTTCTTCGTGCCGCTGACGTCGATCATCCTGTCCGGGCTGCCGCCGGAAAAGATTCCGGCCGCCGCCGGCCTGTCGAATTTCGGCCGCACGTTCTGCGGCGCCGTCGGCACGTCGCTGATCAGCAACGCCTGGAACGACCGCACGATCCTGCATCACGCGCGGCTCACCGAACAGGCGAGCATCGACAACCCGACCTTCGCGCAACACGTCGACACGACGCGCTCGCTGCTGCACCTGAGCCCCGATTCGGCGCTCGCGCTCTTCAACTCGTCGGTCGATTCGCAAGCGGCCGTGATGGGGCTGAACGACATCTTCTATGTATCGGCGATCATCTTCGTCGCGATCATTCCGCTGATCTGGATCACGAAACCGTCGCGCTCGGGCGGCGGCGATGCCGACGCGGCGGCGGCCGGCGCGCATTGA